A stretch of the Oncorhynchus mykiss isolate Arlee chromosome 23, USDA_OmykA_1.1, whole genome shotgun sequence genome encodes the following:
- the star2 gene encoding steroidogenic acute regulatory protein, mitochondrial, protein MLPAVVKLCCGISYPHLRTMAGLQRLAIAAIGQELAHMQRNGQSQLPAWTSHMGWQTGTAQHQHSESSRREVVNPVPLKEEELLYIRSGHEALTKALDIVDDKNGWKTELTEENGDVIYSKVLSGDRKVFRLETVLDATPEEIHHILWKVEEMHQWNPSIKNIKVLKQAGPETMVTHEVSAETAGNLIGQRDFLSVRHFSRQESCIYLGGAATHLESFPPQKGFVRAEDGPTCIIIEPLADDAGRSHFTWLLNMDVKGWLPKSIVNQALPRAQVDFTRCLRRRLAEGPTQRHTNHHARTVSRAGQPPHTHSL, encoded by the exons ATGCTGCCTGCCGTGGTGAAGCTCTGCTGTGGAATCTCCTACCCTCACCTCAGGACCATGGCAG GACTACAACGGCTAGCTATCGCAGCGATTGGCCAGGAGCTAGCTCACATGCAGAGGAATGGGCAGAGCCAACTACCAGCATGGACCAGCCATATGGGTTGGCAGACTGGTACCGCTCAGCATCAACACAGTG AGAGCTCCAGAAGAGAGGTAGTCAACCCAGTCCCGTTGAAAGAGGAGGAGCTGCTGTACATAAGGAGTGGGCACGAGGCGCTGACCAAGGCTCTGGACATTGTTGACGATAAGAATGGATGGAAAACAGAACTCACAGAG GAGAACGGAGATGTTATATACAGTAAAGTGCTGTCTGGGGACAGGAAGGTCTTCAGACTGGAGACTGTGTTAGACGCCACGCCAGAAGAGATACATCACATCCTGTGGAAGGTGGAAGAGATGCACCAGTGGAACCCAAGCATCAAAAACATCAAG GTTCTGAAGCAAGCTGGCCCGGAAACCATGGTTACGCACGAGGTGTCAGCAGAGACAGCCGGCAACCTGATAGGCCAGAGAGACTTCCTGAGTGTGAGACACTTCTCCAGACAGGAGTCATGTATCTATCTGGGGGGAGCAGCCACGCACCTGGAGTCCTTCCCTCCTCAGAAAGGCTTCGTCAG AGCGGAGGACGGCCCAACGTGTATTATCATCGAGCCCCTGGCAGACGACGCAGGCAGGAGCCACTTTACGTGGCTCCTCAACATGGATGTCAAG GGCTGGCTGCCAAAGTCAATCGTCAATCAAGCTTTGCCGCGAGCGCAGGTGGATTTCACCCGGTGTCTGCGCAGACGGCTGGCCGAGGGACCTACTCAGCGACACACAAACCACCATGCTCGCACAGTGTCTAGAGCCGGacaaccaccacacacacactctctctga